Genomic DNA from Nonomuraea rubra:
ATCGCCGCTTGGCTGTCCAGGCCGGCGACACCCACGAAGGCGACGTCCGGGTGCTTCTTCGCGGCCGCCTTGACGGCGGGGGCCTCCGACTGGCACTTGGGGCACCACGGGGCCCAGAACCAGAACACGACCGGCTTGCCCGCCAGACTCGCGCCGTCGAACTTCTGCCCGTCCAGCGTGGTGGCGGTGAACCGCAAGACGTCTGGAACGCGTTCCTCGCTGGACGGCGCCGCTTCGGGAGCGGGGGCGGCCGGCGTTGCGGTGGCCGGCGGCGGCGTACCCTCGCGACCTGCCTCGCCGGAGGCACCGCACGAGGTTAACAGCACGGTCGCCGCGATGGCGGCCGTCACTCGAATTCCTGCCACGTCGTGAGGATAGGCCCATGCGGCTCGCGCAAATCTTACGAGCCGATGACACCCTTCGGGTGCTTGAGCTCAGCCACCTTCGACAGGAGGAGCGCCAGGATTTCCGCTGTTTCCTCGATCTGCCCAGCTGAGCTCGGCCTGGGCCCCCCACGCGGGCCGGAGAGGTCGGCCGGCCAGCGGGTCTCAAGGGGGCACTCACCGGCCTGTGTGCATGGACCCCATGAGTTGGCCGGCCACCGACCTGCTGACGTTCATCGGCGGCGGCAACAACGGCACGGTTTCATCCGTGTGGGTTATGCGCGAAGCCGGCATGGCACGTGCCTCACGGCAGGGGCGTCTCTGCTGAGCTGAGGCAGCGGCTCGGTTGGCCTGGCTGGTAAGCAGCAGTCGAGAGGTCAGGGTAGTTCGGCGAAGCGTTCGATGCGGTCGGGCGGACCGGAGACAATGATCATGTCGTCGTAGGCGAGTTCGGTGTCCGCGGTGGCATAGGTGAACTCCTCGTCCGGGCGTTTGACTGCCACGATCGTGAGGCCGTATCTGCTGCGCAGACTGGAGTCGCCGAGCGCGATGCCGACGAAGTCCCTGGGAGGACGGATCTTGGCCATCGCGAAGTTCTCGTCGACCTCCATGTAATCGAGCAGCCGGCCGCTGACCAGGCGAGCGACGCGCTCGCCCATGTCGTGTTCAGGGAAGACGACATGCCGGACGCCGACGCGGCGCAAGATCTCGCCGTGCTGCTTGCTGACGGCCTTGGCCCAGATGTCGTCGATCTCGAGCTCCACCAAGAGCGAGGCGGTGAGGATGCTGGCCTGGATGTCGCTGCCGATGGCGCACACCGCGCGGCGGAAGTCGGGGACTCCGAGCCGTTGGAGCGCGTCCAGGTCGGTGGAGTCGGCGACGGCGACCTGGGTGATCTGTCCGGTATAGCTCTGTACCAGCTTGGGCCGGTGATCGATGGCCAGCACCTCGGTGCCACGCCGGGTCAGCTCCAGTGCGAGTGCACTGCCGAAGCGACCCAGTCCGATGACCACGACCGTGTCCTGCTGCTCGATGTCGGTCAACGATCTCACGCTCCTTCGATGGCGAGCTGGACGGCAGTACCGACCCCGGTATCAGAGCCGGGATCGGGACCGGGCGCCGGAGCCGAGGAACACGGCCTCACAGATAGCGCAGCCACAGGTACGGCACGCACAACGCGATCGTCACCACGGTCACGACCAGGCCGTACCGGGTGAACTGCCAGAAGCTGATCGGGGTGCCGTTGCGGGCGGCGATGCCCAGCACGACCACGTTGGCCGCCGCGCCCACCGCCGTGGCGTTGCCGCCGAGGTCGGCCCCGAAGGCCAGGGCCCACCACAGCACCTGGGCGTGCTCGTTGCCGCCGTTGGCCTGGACGAGCTCGGCGACGATGGGGCTCATGGTGGCCACGTACGGGATGTTGTCCACGATCGCCGACAACCCGCCTGACGCCCACAGCAGCAGCATCGTGGCGAAGCCCATCTGCCCCTGGGTGGCCTCGGCCGCCGCCTTCGAGATCTGCGGGATCACTCCCGTCTCCACCAGGGACCCGACCATGACGAACAGTCCGGCGAAGAACACCAGTGTCGGCCACTCGACCTCGCGGATCGCCTCCTCGGCGGTGACGCGGGTCGCGGCCACCAGCACGCCGGCGCCCAGCACGGCGACCACCGACGGCTCGTAGTGCAGCACCGGATGCAGCACGAACGCCGCCATGACCAGCACCAGCACGGCCAGCGACTGCCACAGCAGCCGCCGGTCGGCGATGGCCTCCCGCTCGTTCAGCGCCATGACCTCCGCCGCCCGTACCGGGTCGTAGACGAAGAACCTGCGGAACAGGAAGCGGCACATGCCGATATATACGATCATGAGCACGATGACCATCGGCGCCATGTGCACGAGGAAGTCGTTGAAGCTCAGCCCGCCCCGGCTGGCGATGATGATGTTCGGCGGGTCGCCGACCAGGGTGGCGGCGCCGCCGATGTTCGAGGCCAGCGCTTCGGCGATGAGGAACGGCGCCGCGGGCAGCGCCAGCCGCTCGCACACCAGGAACGTCACCGGGGCGATCAGCAGCACGGTGGTGACATTGTCCAGCAGCGCCGAGGCCAGCGCGGTGATCACGACCAGCAGCACCATCAGCCGGTACGGCCGTCCCCTGGCGCGCTTGGCGGCCCAGATCGCCAGGAATTCGAAGACGCCGGTCTGTTTCAGCACGCCGACGATCACCATCATGCCGAGCAGCAGGAAGATGACGTTCCAGTCGATGCCGGTCTCTTCGGAGAAGAACGCGGCTTCGGCGTCGGTGGCGTGGATCAGCAGCATGATCCCGGCCCCGCCGAGCGCCGCCGCGACGCGGTGGATCTTCTCGCTGGCGATCAGCGCGTACGCGCCGAGGAAGACCGCCACCGCCACCCATGCGGTGACCGTCACTCGGACACCGCCCGGTCCAGCAGCGCCTGGAGGGTCACGGCGCCGATGAGTTCTCCGTCGTCCACCACGGCCACCAGAGGGCTGTGCGTGCGGGCCATTAACGCCGCCACCTCGAGCAGCGTGGCATCGGGATCGGTGATGGGGAGCTCGCGAGGCCGTGGCGGCAGCGCGTCGCGGACAGTACGGTCGGCTACCGACCGCAGGAAGCGGTCGGCGTGCTCCTCGTCCACCACCCGCGCCAGCGCCGGATCTTCCTGGCAGTAGTCCGGCACCGCCAGGCGCAGCACCTGCGTGCCGGGCAGGACGCTCAAGGGCAGCCCTTGCTCGTCGACCACGATCAAGCCAGGCAACCGCTGCTGGGCCAGCAGACGTGCCGCCGCCGCTATGGACGTGTCCGGGGTAACGGTCGGCAGGGTCGTAATCAGATCGCGCGCACGCATCAGGAAGCCTCGCTCGGGAACGACGACAGGAACTCGCCGACCAGACTTCCCGGCACACCTACCGACAACGTATCAACAACCGTCTGAACCGTGCTGCTCGCCCCCGCCCATGGCGCCTGCGGCGGCTTTCGTGCAGCGTATGCCTCGACCGGCCTCCGGTGCGCGCCAAGCCGCCGGGGTCCCTGTGTCAGCCAACGATCACTTTTTCCTCCGGTAGTTCGTAGCGGCGGGTGCGTTGTTTCAGCGCGAGCGCCGAGCCCAGGGTGAGCGGGCCGATGCGGCCGATGAACATCAGCACACTGAGCAGCACGTGTCCGGCCAGCGAGGTGTGGGCGGTGATGCCGGTGGACAGGCCGTTGGTGGCGAAGGCCGAGATCGCCTCGAACAGCACCTGGTCGAGGCTGTGTGGTGTGATGATGAGCAGCAGCCAGGTGGAGATCGCGACCAGGATGACGCCGAGCAGGCTGATGGACAATGCCTGCCGTTGCGTCGCGGAGGGCAGCCGCCGATGGCCGATGTTGACCTGATGCTCGCCGCGCAGTTCGGACCAGATGATGAAGAGCAGGAAGCCGAACGTGGTGACCTTGATGCCGCCCGCGGTTCCGGCGCTGCCGCCGCCGATGAACATCAGGACGTCCGTGACCAGCCAGGAGGAGGGGTACATCTGGCCGATGTCGAGGGTGTTGAAGCCACCGGAGCGTGGCATGACGGCGGCGAAGAAGGCGGCCAGCAGCTTGCCGGAGTCGTCCAGGGGGCCCATCGTGGCCGGATTGCGCCACTCCGTCATCAGGAACGTGAGGGTGCCCGCGGCAAGGAGTAACGCGCTCACGCCGACGGTGATGCGGGTCAGGACGGACCAGCGCCGCGGGTACCGCCAGGTGCGCAGCAGTTCGAAGACCACCGGATAGCCGAGGCCGCCGACGATGACCGCCAGGGCGATGGTGAGGCAGATCCACGGGTCGGTGACGAAGCGCATCAGGTTGTCCGGCCAGAGCGCGAAGCCGGCGTTGTTGAACGCCGATACCCCGTGAAAGACACCGAGGTAGACAGCCCGGCCCAGCGGCTCGCCGTACCCGGTGATGAACCGTACGGCGAGGACTGCGGCGATGGCCACCTCGCAGATCAGGCTGAACGTCACCACTTTGCGCAGCACGTGACGCAGGTCGGCCGCGACCACGGACTTGGTCTCCAGCTGGGCGGACAGCCTGGCCCGCAGGCCGACCCGGCCGGAGACGATGACCAGGATGAGCGTGGCCAGCGTCATGATGCCCAGCCCACCGACCTGGATGAGCAGGACGATCACTACCTCACCGAACACCGACCAGTGCGTCTCGGTGTCGACCACGACCAGGCCGGTCACGCAGACTGCGGAGGTGGCGGTGAACAGAGCCGTGAGCCAGTGAGAGCTGTCGCCTTCTGTTGTGGCCAGCGGGGTGCCGAGCAGTAGCGTTCCGATCAGCACTGCCAAGCCGAACCCGGCCGTGATGACCACGGCGGGATGCCGGCCGCGGCCCGGCACAGCCGGGTGGCGCCGCATCATGCGATCGCCCGGCGCTGCGGGTTGCCGGACAAGCTGGCAACGTCGTCATCCATCGCGGAGTCTCCGTTCGGTCGCGCGGCCGTAGACGTCGCCGACCAGACTTCCCGGCACTCCGAGCCATACCGTAGCGCAGCGCGGCGCGCGGCCAGAACAAGCCGGCCCGTGCCGGGCGCAGGTGGCTGATGTCCACCCGCGTGCGTGGTGGCAGACGCCCGGAGGCCGGCACTGCTCGCCGGCCCGCCGAACGTCCGCGCTCTCCCGGGGATTCACCTGGTTGCGCTGCAGCCCCGCTGGAAGCTGCACGTGTTCGGGGGGATCGGGCACGAGGCACCGGTGGCGGTTCCGGACGCTCGACTGGGGCGGGGAGCCGAGCATGGAGGGGTCCGCAAGAAGACGTGCATGCGTACGTGCTGCCAGGCAACGTGTATAGCGCGACCGTGACGCGGTGCGACCCGGCATGATCACAGCCGGCGGCACCGGCTTTCTTTTGTATTGACCATTTGGTTAGCATACTGTCCATGCGATCAGCCGAGGATGATTTGACCGCACGCGCCCGGATCAGGAACGCGGCGCTGGAGCTGTTCGGCGCCGAAGGAGTCGGCGGGGTGAGCCTTCGCGCGGTGGCCCAGCGGGCCGGCGTCTCGCACGCCCTGGTACTGCACCACTTCGGCACCAAGGAGGGCCTGCGCAAGGCATGCGACGACTACGTGATCTCGCTGGTGCGCGACACTCCGGACGCCGACCTGGGCGACACGGCAGGACTGGCCGCCATGCTGGAGGCGGGCACAGCCGTACGACGCTACCTGGGACGGGCGTTCCTGGACAGCACCCCGGAGGCGGCGGCGCTGTTCGACGAGATCGTCGCCTACACCGGTCAATGGCTGGAGCAGGGCGTGCGCGAGGGCTGGGTGCAGCCCAGCGACGACCCGCCCGCACGGGCCGCGATGTACGTGACGTGGCTGCTGGCGCCGCTGGCGTTCGGCGAACATCTGGCGCGCTCGCTGGGCGTGGCCGACGTGCACGACATGCGGACGTTGCTGCGTTTCTCCCGCGCCGGCATCGAGATCTTCACCCGCGGAGTGTTCGCCGACGAGCGCGCCCTGGAGGCGTGGGACGCCGTGCGGGACGAACGCGGGCCACAGCGCGGCTCGCGGTGAACGCTGCGCCTCTGCCAGGAAAGGAACATCTGTCATGAGCATCGCCGCCAGGGTGCTGGCCAACAGGGCGAAACTGGCTCCGGCCGAGACCGAGAACGTGACCATTGAGAAGGACCTGCCTGTCCCGATGCCGGACGGCGTCGTGCTGCTGGCCGATCACTACGCTCCCCAAGGGCTCGGCGACCGGCCGACCGTGCTGATCCGCTCGGTGTACACCGACAGGACCAAGGGCGCCATGGTGAGCCGTCTGGTCGCCGAACGCGGCTTCCACGTGGTGGTCGTCAGCGGCCGGGGGACCTGCGGGTCCGGAGGGACACTCACCCCGTTGGTCTCCGAGCGCGACGACGGCCTGGCCGTCCTGGAGTGGTTGCGCCGGCAGCCGTGGTTCACCGGCGAGCTGGGCACTGTGGGACAGAGTTACAACGGCTTCACGCAGTGGGCGATCGCCGCCGGAGCCGGGCCCGAGCTGCGGGCCATGAGCACCTCGCTGATCGGGTCCAACGCCTACGACCTGGTCTATCCGGGCGGCGCACTGGCTCTTGAGCTCTTCCTCGGCTGGATCAGCATGGTGGCCAACCAGGAGAAGCCGCTGCCCGTCTACCTGTCCGCCGTGGCGTTGGGCGGCAAGAGGCGGGCGCGGGCCGCTCGCCTCCTCCCGCTCACCGAGGCCGACACCGTCGCCATCGGCGCCGTGGCCCCCCACTGGCGGGACTGGCTGGCGCATCCCGACGCCGATGACCCGTGGTGGTCGCGCGGCGATCACAGCCAGGCGATCCCCGCGGTGACCGCCCCGAACCACCTGGTCAGCGGCTGGGACGACTTCGCGCTGCCCGGCCTGGTCCGCGATTACCAGGCACTGCGGAAGGCGGGGCGCGAGCCGTACCTCACCATCGGGCCGTGGCGGCACTGGGACGCCGAGCTGTCGATGACGGCCCTGCGGGAGAGCCTCACCTGGCTCCGCGCCCACCTGCTGAAGGACCGGAACGGGCTGCGCACAGCGCCGGTTCGTATCTACGTCAGAGGCGCCGAGGAGTGGCGCGACCTGCCGGCCTACCCGCCCGCCGAGGCACGACCGCAGCGCTTCTACCTGCACGTGAACGGCGGTCTGGGAGGCGATCTGCCCGCTGGCTCCGCGCCCGACCGTTACCGCTTTGACCCCGCCGACCCGACCCCGGCGGTGGCCGGGATGTCCCGCATGATCGGCATCTCGCGCAAGACCGGGGAGAGCGTGCTGGCCGGGCGTGACGACGTTCTGACCTACACCGGCGAGCCGTTGCCGGCCGATCTGGAGATCATCGGCATCCCCTCCGCCGAGCTGCACGTGACCTCCAGCCTGGCGCACACCGACTTCTACGTGCGCGTCAGCGACGTGGCGCCCTCGGGCACGATCACGCACGTCTCCGATGCGCTGCGCCGGTTCGCCGCCGACCGGCCGATCGACGGGATGCTCGAGATCGAGCTGGCGCCGGTGGCCCACCGGATCAAACGCGGCCACCGCATCCGGGTACAGGTCGCCAGCGCGGCGTATCCGCGCTGGGACCGCAACCTCGGCACCGGCGAGCCACCTGCCAGCGCGAGCGCGATGCGCACAGCCGACCAGCAGATTCACCACGATCCCAGCCGGCCCTCCGTCCTGATCCTGCCGGTCTGCTGACGGGAAGGGCATCATCTCGTCGCACGACCGGTTGCCGCCGCGGGCGTGCGCCCCCTGGCCGCCTCGTTACCGCTCCGGACGGGTGAGGCCGGTGGCGATGATGTCGATGAGCCGGTCGAGGATCTTCGGGTACAGGTCGGGACTGGCCAGCCGGTCGCGGTGCAGCGGCATCATGAGAACGGCCTGCAGGATGCCGACGATCACCTCCGGGTCGTCGCCGGCGAGGTCGTCGCTC
This window encodes:
- a CDS encoding redoxin domain-containing protein, which encodes MAGIRVTAAIAATVLLTSCGASGEAGREGTPPPATATPAAPAPEAAPSSEERVPDVLRFTATTLDGQKFDGASLAGKPVVFWFWAPWCPKCQSEAPAVKAAAKKHPDVAFVGVAGLDSQAAMKDFVRRTGTGTFMQLSDEQGAVWTRLQVSQQSTFVFVKPDGSTRKASGPLGSDDLERHVADLRAA
- a CDS encoding potassium channel family protein gives rise to the protein MTDIEQQDTVVVIGLGRFGSALALELTRRGTEVLAIDHRPKLVQSYTGQITQVAVADSTDLDALQRLGVPDFRRAVCAIGSDIQASILTASLLVELEIDDIWAKAVSKQHGEILRRVGVRHVVFPEHDMGERVARLVSGRLLDYMEVDENFAMAKIRPPRDFVGIALGDSSLRSRYGLTIVAVKRPDEEFTYATADTELAYDDMIIVSGPPDRIERFAELP
- a CDS encoding ArsB/NhaD family transporter, which encodes MTVTAWVAVAVFLGAYALIASEKIHRVAAALGGAGIMLLIHATDAEAAFFSEETGIDWNVIFLLLGMMVIVGVLKQTGVFEFLAIWAAKRARGRPYRLMVLLVVITALASALLDNVTTVLLIAPVTFLVCERLALPAAPFLIAEALASNIGGAATLVGDPPNIIIASRGGLSFNDFLVHMAPMVIVLMIVYIGMCRFLFRRFFVYDPVRAAEVMALNEREAIADRRLLWQSLAVLVLVMAAFVLHPVLHYEPSVVAVLGAGVLVAATRVTAEEAIREVEWPTLVFFAGLFVMVGSLVETGVIPQISKAAAEATQGQMGFATMLLLWASGGLSAIVDNIPYVATMSPIVAELVQANGGNEHAQVLWWALAFGADLGGNATAVGAAANVVVLGIAARNGTPISFWQFTRYGLVVTVVTIALCVPYLWLRYL
- a CDS encoding CBS domain-containing protein, which codes for MRARDLITTLPTVTPDTSIAAAARLLAQQRLPGLIVVDEQGLPLSVLPGTQVLRLAVPDYCQEDPALARVVDEEHADRFLRSVADRTVRDALPPRPRELPITDPDATLLEVAALMARTHSPLVAVVDDGELIGAVTLQALLDRAVSE
- a CDS encoding TrkH family potassium uptake protein, with protein sequence MMRRHPAVPGRGRHPAVVITAGFGLAVLIGTLLLGTPLATTEGDSSHWLTALFTATSAVCVTGLVVVDTETHWSVFGEVVIVLLIQVGGLGIMTLATLILVIVSGRVGLRARLSAQLETKSVVAADLRHVLRKVVTFSLICEVAIAAVLAVRFITGYGEPLGRAVYLGVFHGVSAFNNAGFALWPDNLMRFVTDPWICLTIALAVIVGGLGYPVVFELLRTWRYPRRWSVLTRITVGVSALLLAAGTLTFLMTEWRNPATMGPLDDSGKLLAAFFAAVMPRSGGFNTLDIGQMYPSSWLVTDVLMFIGGGSAGTAGGIKVTTFGFLLFIIWSELRGEHQVNIGHRRLPSATQRQALSISLLGVILVAISTWLLLIITPHSLDQVLFEAISAFATNGLSTGITAHTSLAGHVLLSVLMFIGRIGPLTLGSALALKQRTRRYELPEEKVIVG
- a CDS encoding TetR/AcrR family transcriptional regulator; this encodes MRSAEDDLTARARIRNAALELFGAEGVGGVSLRAVAQRAGVSHALVLHHFGTKEGLRKACDDYVISLVRDTPDADLGDTAGLAAMLEAGTAVRRYLGRAFLDSTPEAAALFDEIVAYTGQWLEQGVREGWVQPSDDPPARAAMYVTWLLAPLAFGEHLARSLGVADVHDMRTLLRFSRAGIEIFTRGVFADERALEAWDAVRDERGPQRGSR
- a CDS encoding CocE/NonD family hydrolase gives rise to the protein MSIAARVLANRAKLAPAETENVTIEKDLPVPMPDGVVLLADHYAPQGLGDRPTVLIRSVYTDRTKGAMVSRLVAERGFHVVVVSGRGTCGSGGTLTPLVSERDDGLAVLEWLRRQPWFTGELGTVGQSYNGFTQWAIAAGAGPELRAMSTSLIGSNAYDLVYPGGALALELFLGWISMVANQEKPLPVYLSAVALGGKRRARAARLLPLTEADTVAIGAVAPHWRDWLAHPDADDPWWSRGDHSQAIPAVTAPNHLVSGWDDFALPGLVRDYQALRKAGREPYLTIGPWRHWDAELSMTALRESLTWLRAHLLKDRNGLRTAPVRIYVRGAEEWRDLPAYPPAEARPQRFYLHVNGGLGGDLPAGSAPDRYRFDPADPTPAVAGMSRMIGISRKTGESVLAGRDDVLTYTGEPLPADLEIIGIPSAELHVTSSLAHTDFYVRVSDVAPSGTITHVSDALRRFAADRPIDGMLEIELAPVAHRIKRGHRIRVQVASAAYPRWDRNLGTGEPPASASAMRTADQQIHHDPSRPSVLILPVC